The Candidatus Taylorbacteria bacterium genome contains the following window.
GTCAAATGCAAGCGAAGATTTCCCAGACCCTGAAAGGCCGGTAAAGACAATCATTTTATTGCGGGGCATCTCAACCGTTATGTTTTTCAGATTATGGGTGCGAGCGCCTCGAACTATAATTTTGTCATTCATTTTATTGCATACCAATATACTAATAAATGCCAAATACACTAATGAATACGAATAGAAATGATTTAATTATTAGTAGTCATTCGTATATTTCTTGATTGGTATATTCGTATTTAGTGTTAGTTCCTAACACTAAAAATTGCCCTCGGGCTTGCCCTAGGGGTACCTATTGACTATATCAGCATAGCATCATCGATGCAAATTGAAAGTAAAAACCGCTTCTCGTATCAGGCTTTTTTCTTCCCCTCGAGAACATTTTTTATCTCTTCAATTATTTCATCCAGCGTCACTGTTGCTTTGATGAGAAAACGTTCTGCTCCCATATCTTTTGCCTTGTCGATATCCGCCTGCTGTCCGAAGTTGGAAAGCATAATGACCGGAATGTGCTTGACGAGGTCATTCGCTTTAAGCCTTCTTAATATCTCATATCCGTCAATTCCCGAAAGAAGAATATCCAAAAGCACAATATCCGGAATTTCCCTCTCGGCGGTCTTGAGCGCCAGTTCGCCGTTGATTTCATGTAAAAGTTTGCAACCCTGATTAGCAAGCTTCCTCGCGATAATGTCGCTCAAGAACGCATCATCCTCCACCCACATTATTTTCTTGTCTTTAAGAGAAGACGGGCCCGAAGTCGCTGATTTTTTTTCTTCTCTTTCAGGCGCACCTGTCTCTCCGAGTTGAAGCTTAATTTTTTGGAGCACTTCATCGGGATTGAACTCCGCTTTTATGAGATAGTCCTCTACGCCGAGAGCAAGCACGCGGTCAATCTCAACAGCCTGCCCTGAATTGGACACAACAATGACGGGAATACTAGAAATGGCCGGGTCTTTTAATTTCTGTTCCAGAATTTCAAACCCAGTCATCGAGGGAAGAATTAGGTCAAGAAGCACCAAGTCAGGTTTAAGTTCCTTAATCTGCTTGAAACCCAATGCGCCGTCTCGCGCCAAATACGCGTCATATCCGCCGTGCTTTAATTTTTGGAGGAGCACGTCTCCCAAAAATATGTCATCTTCAACAATAAGAATTTTTTTCATACGAATGAATATACTAATATACCAATGATGAAATATACAAATGAATACTACTAATTAAATCATCTCCTATTCGTATTCATTAGTATATTCGGCATTTATTAGCATATTGGTATGCTTATTTAGCTATCGGCAATGTAAAATAAAACACCGTTCCGCGGTCAACCTCGCTTTCGAACCAGACCTTGCCACCGTGTTTTTCAATGAGATTTTTGACCACAAAAAGACCGAGTCCTGTCCCGTCCGTCTCAAGCTTCGAAGCATTCGTTCCGCGGAAAAATCGGGTAAAAATGCTTCCATACTGGTCCTTTGGAATACCGATTCCGTTATCGGTAATCGAAATCAAAACAAATTCACCTTCCTTCGAGAGATGGATTTTTATAAATCCTCCCTTCATTGTATATTTTATGGAATTTTCGAGCAAGTTCTGACATACCTGCCTGATTTTCTCCACATCCACGTATACGGGAGGAAGCTTTTCGGCAACGGGTTCAAGAGAAATTGTTATATCTCTTCTCATTGCCTCGTGGTGCATGTCAAAAAGCACAGAATCAAAAAGTTCCTGTATGTCGGCTGTGGCGAAATTGTACTGAAACTTCTGCGACTCCAACCTGTTTGCGTTCAGCAAGTCATTCACGAGCGCAATCATTCTTTCATTGCTGTCATAGCTTTTTTCAAGAAACGCCTTTTGATCGGGGGAGAGAGGCCCGAGATCCCCGCTTGCAATCATTCCCAATGTCCACTTCAAGCCGGAAAGAGGGGTGCGAAGCTGATGCGCGGCAACTGA
Protein-coding sequences here:
- a CDS encoding response regulator; translation: MKKILIVEDDIFLGDVLLQKLKHGGYDAYLARDGALGFKQIKELKPDLVLLDLILPSMTGFEILEQKLKDPAISSIPVIVVSNSGQAVEIDRVLALGVEDYLIKAEFNPDEVLQKIKLQLGETGAPEREEKKSATSGPSSLKDKKIMWVEDDAFLSDIIARKLANQGCKLLHEINGELALKTAEREIPDIVLLDILLSGIDGYEILRRLKANDLVKHIPVIMLSNFGQQADIDKAKDMGAERFLIKATVTLDEIIEEIKNVLEGKKKA